A portion of the Oxynema aestuarii AP17 genome contains these proteins:
- a CDS encoding sulfotransferase family protein: protein MTLPNFIIIGVQKAATTSIYDYLKQHPQIYMSPVKETSFLEKNWDVEAIAPDIKYKKVLTLESFEDQFRDVTTETAIGTTSPNCHFLYETAADRILKYTPNAKLILILRNPIDRAYSDHLMHIRDAIDDKTLDDRLNSPSSFIIRKGFYAEQLQHYRDRFPSEQIKVFLHDDLRKNTIEFMQELYRFLEVDPNFIPDTTKKAQVSQVPKSKKLNRVLRNSETIAAPILPILKRLFPFKLREGLRSLKSKLLALNTENKKPQLSEEHRQRLRDLYREDILKLQALIERDLSHWLS, encoded by the coding sequence ATGACTTTACCCAACTTTATTATTATCGGCGTCCAGAAAGCAGCGACAACCTCAATTTACGACTATTTGAAACAACATCCTCAAATCTATATGAGCCCAGTTAAAGAAACGAGCTTTTTAGAAAAAAATTGGGATGTAGAGGCGATCGCGCCGGACATAAAATATAAGAAAGTATTGACTTTAGAATCTTTTGAAGACCAGTTTCGCGACGTGACGACGGAAACCGCGATCGGAACGACTTCGCCAAACTGTCATTTTCTCTACGAAACCGCAGCCGATCGCATTTTAAAATATACCCCAAATGCCAAACTTATTTTAATTCTACGCAATCCTATCGATCGCGCCTATTCCGACCATTTAATGCATATTCGCGATGCGATCGACGATAAAACTTTAGACGATCGCCTCAATTCTCCCAGTTCTTTTATTATTCGTAAAGGCTTTTACGCCGAACAGTTGCAACATTACCGCGATCGCTTCCCTTCCGAACAAATTAAAGTCTTTCTTCACGACGATCTAAGAAAGAACACGATCGAATTTATGCAGGAACTGTACCGTTTTCTTGAAGTCGATCCTAATTTTATTCCAGATACGACGAAAAAAGCACAAGTGTCGCAAGTTCCCAAATCGAAAAAACTCAATCGAGTTTTGCGAAATTCAGAAACAATCGCCGCACCCATTTTACCGATCCTAAAACGACTATTTCCGTTCAAACTCCGGGAAGGACTGCGATCGCTCAAATCTAAATTACTCGCGCTCAATACAGAGAACAAAAAGCCACAACTCTCTGAAGAACATCGCCAACGACTGCGCGATCTGTACCGCGAAGATATTCTAAAATTGCAAGCATTAATCGAACGGGATTTATCCCACTGGTTATCTTAA
- a CDS encoding pentapeptide repeat-containing protein, whose amino-acid sequence MTITSASPAFPSAIAFLESPPERRWQTLKQLGLARYDFLIEMPKTETNIACVKRFFKGRKRVKFPDLSHTDLSGLTLDRTNLIRGNLSGANLTKTRLIEADLLFANFTRANLTDANLSGATLNETIWTEAIVFGCHFGAGIGLSETQRQDLVNRGAIFGGSEGNDLDTK is encoded by the coding sequence ATGACGATAACTTCTGCATCTCCCGCATTTCCTAGCGCGATCGCCTTCCTCGAAAGTCCCCCAGAACGGCGCTGGCAAACCCTAAAACAGCTCGGTTTAGCGCGATATGACTTTTTAATTGAAATGCCAAAAACTGAGACAAATATTGCTTGTGTAAAGCGCTTTTTTAAAGGTCGCAAACGGGTTAAATTTCCCGATCTTTCTCATACCGATCTATCCGGTTTAACCCTCGATCGCACCAACTTGATTCGCGGCAATTTAAGCGGTGCCAATTTGACCAAAACTCGATTAATTGAAGCTGATTTATTGTTTGCCAACTTTACACGAGCAAACTTAACCGATGCTAATTTATCCGGTGCAACCCTCAATGAAACCATTTGGACGGAGGCGATCGTTTTCGGCTGTCATTTTGGGGCGGGGATCGGCTTAAGTGAGACCCAACGGCAAGATCTTGTCAACAGAGGGGCTATTTTTGGCGGTAGCGAAGGGAATGATTTAGACACAAAATAA
- a CDS encoding sensor histidine kinase, whose translation MGLRSRLFFSHLLVLVVGIGSLVITGKLSSPRLFVIHLEQLEGRGFNLRYVRTSLVDVFETAWNRGTFWSVVVGTSGAGILSYWLAQRIVQPLTQMEKITQKFAAGNLEERMPNSEIPELNRFSTSFNRMAASLQDVEQRRRELIGDLTHELRTPLTIVRGNLEELEDGTLVPNPEVYHRLVKETRRLERLVNDLQELSKAEAGYLPIDIQRLNVRPLLENLVAKFADQLLENGPQLVLDCPSPLPLVLADGDRLEQVLVNLLGNALRHTASGSITVRAWGDRRSLWIEVSDTGSGIAPEDLPHVFDRFWRAKGGRGTGTGIGLAISRRLVELQGGQIQVKSQLGEGTTFRFSLPLA comes from the coding sequence ATGGGTTTGCGATCGCGCTTATTTTTCTCTCATTTACTCGTCCTAGTCGTCGGTATTGGCAGTCTCGTCATTACCGGGAAACTCTCATCGCCGCGCTTATTCGTGATTCATCTCGAACAACTCGAAGGACGCGGATTTAACTTGCGCTACGTCCGAACTTCCCTCGTCGATGTCTTTGAAACAGCCTGGAATCGAGGCACCTTTTGGTCTGTAGTTGTCGGGACTTCCGGCGCAGGAATTTTGAGCTATTGGCTGGCCCAACGCATCGTACAACCATTAACGCAAATGGAAAAAATTACCCAAAAATTTGCGGCGGGAAACCTCGAAGAACGAATGCCAAATAGCGAGATTCCCGAACTGAATCGCTTTAGTACCAGCTTCAATCGCATGGCGGCGAGTTTGCAAGATGTCGAACAGCGACGCCGAGAATTAATCGGCGATCTCACTCACGAATTGCGAACCCCATTAACGATCGTGCGCGGTAATTTAGAAGAACTCGAAGACGGAACCCTGGTGCCGAATCCGGAAGTTTATCACCGTTTGGTCAAGGAAACTCGCCGTTTAGAACGCTTAGTCAACGATTTACAAGAACTTTCTAAAGCAGAAGCTGGATATCTCCCCATCGATATTCAACGCCTCAATGTTCGTCCCCTGTTAGAAAATTTAGTGGCAAAATTTGCCGACCAACTGCTCGAAAACGGACCGCAACTCGTGTTAGACTGTCCCTCACCATTGCCGTTGGTCTTGGCGGACGGCGATCGTCTCGAACAGGTTTTAGTGAATTTATTGGGAAATGCCTTGCGCCATACGGCGTCTGGGTCGATTACCGTGCGCGCCTGGGGCGATCGGCGATCGTTATGGATCGAAGTGAGCGATACCGGAAGCGGAATTGCTCCTGAAGATTTACCTCACGTTTTCGATCGCTTCTGGCGCGCCAAAGGCGGACGCGGTACCGGAACGGGAATCGGTCTGGCCATTTCGCGCCGTTTGGTCGAGTTACAAGGCGGTCAAATCCAGGTTAAAAGTCAGCTAGGGGAAGGAACGACCTTCCGATTTTCTCTCCCATTGGCTTAG
- a CDS encoding response regulator transcription factor: MQILIVEDEAEIAQIIRRALEAEGFTCETCRDGLAALQIFQAQKPDLIVLDLMLPGLDGLEVCARIRQQPGPKDPYILMLTARGEEIDRVIGLSTGADDYLVKPFSRRELVARVRALLRRSLRQGGQSQLYQTRHFTVDLDRRSATRHVSDEESQPLDLTALEFNLLSTFLSYPGRVWTRSQLIEKLWGDDFFGDERVVDTHVARLRKKIEPDPANPTFIKTAIGVGYKFEDET, from the coding sequence ATGCAAATCCTCATCGTCGAAGATGAAGCGGAAATCGCTCAAATTATCCGCCGGGCCCTGGAAGCAGAGGGGTTCACCTGTGAAACCTGTCGCGACGGTCTGGCGGCGTTGCAAATTTTCCAAGCGCAAAAACCGGATTTAATCGTTCTCGATTTAATGTTACCCGGTCTCGACGGACTCGAAGTCTGCGCCCGCATCCGCCAGCAACCCGGACCGAAAGACCCCTACATCCTCATGTTGACCGCCCGAGGTGAGGAAATCGATCGCGTCATCGGTTTATCTACAGGCGCCGATGATTATCTCGTCAAACCCTTCAGCCGTCGGGAGTTGGTCGCCCGCGTCCGCGCCCTGTTGCGGCGCAGTTTGCGTCAAGGCGGTCAAAGTCAGCTCTATCAAACCCGTCATTTTACCGTCGATCTCGATCGCCGCAGCGCCACACGCCACGTCTCGGACGAGGAATCGCAACCGTTAGATTTAACGGCGTTAGAGTTTAATTTATTAAGTACGTTTTTGAGTTATCCCGGGCGGGTGTGGACGCGATCGCAACTAATCGAAAAACTCTGGGGTGACGACTTTTTTGGAGACGAACGAGTGGTCGATACTCATGTAGCGAGATTACGCAAAAAAATCGAACCCGACCCCGCGAATCCGACGTTTATTAAAACGGCGATCGGTGTCGGTTATAAATTTGAAGACGAAACCTGA